The Carnobacterium divergens genome includes a window with the following:
- a CDS encoding HD family phosphohydrolase — protein sequence MKRIIVSIQKKMGKFYIPFVLALFSLILFFIIFDSVKPKSLDLRLYQVADETVRANATIEDKEKTKENQKAASESVQPVYQLNSNLVNTQLSKLEILFATIEDIRTQYQDKTKKIEETTENRESAIDTLNKEKTVAFREKMKSSTDQANDFSNDLPDWAIVQLLNMESATLKSVKENTWKIVKEKMSKAIRDTDLTEVKQEAKDKLEYSNLTGNNLRTASLIVENSIVENEILNEKATEEQKQMAVERVQPAMILQGQVLVQEGHIVDSNAMNQIELLGLLDKTASYRPIYALILVLITQMLILYYLEMNKKNRLIERGQHITLYIFVMVFGVIVMKGLQLIQSSGANFLAMLYPAALIPLLVTVFVSRRFGIIANGFLAAFSIFIFIGEAGTSFSLVVTLFYLLSGMMGTMLSRARINRQLWPTFIWITIFNSLFVIAFVLYLNMQPLSRDGLLILLYGVLSGLASYILAIVLNPYIEVLFEDNAVLTLTELANPNQPLLKELLIKAAGTYHHSLMVANLSANAVEEIGGDSMFARVACYYHDVGKIKHPFFFVENLPPGMENPHNILKPEESKEIIFNHVTEGVKMLEEAKLPKGIVDICAQHHGTTLMKFFYVKAKEANPDVLESDFRYPGPKPQTKEAAVINIADSCEAAIRAMSQPTTEKIATFVHELINGRIIDGQFDECAITLKELHQVELSICEGLNGTFHSRIEYPTLKKNNATNEGKS from the coding sequence ATGAAGCGAATAATAGTTAGCATACAAAAGAAAATGGGGAAATTTTACATTCCATTTGTACTTGCACTATTTTCCCTCATTCTTTTTTTCATTATTTTTGATAGCGTTAAACCAAAATCATTGGACTTGAGATTATATCAAGTAGCCGACGAAACGGTTCGCGCCAATGCAACAATTGAAGATAAAGAAAAAACGAAAGAGAATCAAAAAGCAGCCTCGGAGAGTGTTCAACCGGTTTATCAATTAAACAGCAATTTAGTGAATACTCAATTATCTAAACTTGAAATTTTATTCGCTACAATTGAAGACATTCGAACGCAATATCAAGATAAAACAAAAAAAATAGAAGAAACAACTGAAAATAGAGAGAGTGCAATTGATACATTAAATAAAGAAAAAACAGTGGCTTTTCGTGAAAAAATGAAATCCTCAACAGATCAAGCAAATGATTTTTCAAATGACTTACCTGATTGGGCAATCGTACAATTGCTAAATATGGAAAGTGCGACGTTAAAATCTGTAAAAGAAAATACTTGGAAAATTGTCAAAGAAAAAATGTCAAAAGCCATCCGAGATACAGATTTAACTGAAGTAAAACAAGAAGCAAAGGACAAATTAGAATATAGTAACTTAACAGGAAATAATCTGAGAACGGCCAGTTTAATTGTTGAAAATAGCATTGTCGAAAATGAAATTTTAAACGAAAAAGCAACAGAAGAACAAAAGCAAATGGCTGTTGAACGTGTTCAGCCAGCTATGATATTACAAGGACAAGTGCTGGTTCAAGAAGGACATATTGTGGATAGCAATGCAATGAATCAAATTGAATTGCTTGGACTATTAGATAAAACAGCTTCTTACCGTCCAATTTATGCGTTGATTTTAGTATTGATTACACAAATGCTCATTCTCTATTACTTGGAAATGAATAAAAAGAATCGTTTGATTGAAAGAGGTCAACATATTACGCTATACATCTTTGTCATGGTATTTGGTGTCATTGTCATGAAGGGATTGCAATTGATTCAGTCATCTGGCGCCAATTTCTTAGCCATGTTATATCCAGCAGCGTTGATTCCCTTACTTGTTACCGTATTTGTCTCTAGAAGATTTGGCATTATTGCAAATGGATTTTTAGCAGCGTTCTCTATTTTTATTTTTATTGGAGAAGCTGGAACTAGTTTTAGTTTAGTCGTAACACTCTTTTATTTATTAAGTGGTATGATGGGAACAATGCTAAGTAGAGCGAGAATCAATCGCCAATTGTGGCCAACGTTTATCTGGATAACAATTTTTAATAGTTTGTTTGTTATTGCATTTGTTCTCTATTTAAATATGCAACCATTGTCAAGAGACGGTTTACTGATTTTGCTTTACGGAGTATTAAGTGGGTTAGCGTCATATATCTTAGCGATTGTATTGAATCCGTATATAGAAGTATTGTTTGAAGACAATGCCGTTTTGACTTTGACAGAGTTAGCCAATCCGAATCAGCCTTTGTTAAAAGAACTTTTAATAAAAGCAGCAGGAACGTACCATCATAGTTTGATGGTGGCTAATCTAAGTGCGAATGCAGTCGAAGAAATTGGTGGAGATTCAATGTTTGCTAGAGTGGCTTGTTATTACCATGATGTTGGAAAAATAAAACATCCTTTCTTTTTCGTTGAAAATTTACCACCTGGGATGGAAAATCCTCATAATATCTTAAAACCAGAAGAGAGCAAAGAAATTATCTTTAATCATGTTACAGAAGGTGTTAAAATGTTAGAGGAAGCGAAGTTGCCAAAAGGAATTGTGGACATCTGTGCCCAACACCACGGCACTACGCTAATGAAATTTTTCTATGTAAAAGCCAAAGAAGCCAATCCGGATGTTTTGGAAAGTGATTTTCGTTATCCTGGACCAAAACCACAAACAAAGGAAGCCGCAGTTATCAATATTGCCGATAGTTGTGAAGCCGCCATCCGAGCAATGTCACAACCTACAACTGAAAAAATTGCGACTTTTGTTCATGAATTGATTAATGGACGAATTATCGATGGTCAATTTGATGAATGTGCAATCACTTTAAAAGAATTGCACCAAGTGGAATTATCAATTTGTGAAGGGTTAAATGGGACCTTTCATTCACGTATAGAATATCCAACGCTTAAGAAAAACAACGCTACAAATGAAGGGAAGTCCTAA
- the ybeY gene encoding rRNA maturation RNase YbeY: MELDLYDETGKVTTEQQKLVESLLEFAGGHLNLPEDTEMSVTFTDNEGIQTINRDYRGKDQPTDVISFALEDEVEGEEAINFDLLDEKMPRNIGDIIISIDKTAEQAADYGHSFDRELGFLALHGFLHLNGYDHMELADEKEMFGLQKVILDAYGLGR; encoded by the coding sequence ATGGAACTTGATTTATATGATGAAACTGGAAAAGTAACTACTGAACAGCAGAAACTAGTAGAATCATTATTAGAATTTGCTGGAGGTCATTTAAATTTACCAGAGGATACAGAAATGTCAGTAACGTTTACTGATAATGAGGGAATTCAAACAATTAACCGTGACTATCGTGGAAAAGATCAGCCCACTGATGTCATTAGCTTTGCTTTGGAAGATGAAGTCGAAGGCGAAGAGGCGATTAATTTTGATTTACTAGATGAAAAAATGCCTCGTAATATAGGAGACATTATTATTTCTATCGATAAAACCGCAGAACAAGCAGCTGATTATGGTCATTCATTTGACCGTGAATTAGGGTTTCTAGCACTTCATGGTTTTCTTCATTTAAACGGATATGATCATATGGAGCTTGCTGATGAAAAAGAAATGTTTGGTTTGCAGAAAGTGATATTAGATGCCTATGGACTGGGAAGATAA
- a CDS encoding diacylglycerol kinase family protein gives MPMDWEDNKNCGKNKHFLDSFKHAFEGVVTVFKEERNMRTHVLLGLFVLIICWFFQVSWSEWLWMILSIFLVIVMEVWNTVIENVVDLITNHDYYPLAKKAKDMAAAAVLMTAGFAVIVAIVIFLPKVIKLFF, from the coding sequence ATGCCTATGGACTGGGAAGATAATAAAAATTGTGGGAAAAACAAGCACTTTTTAGACTCCTTCAAACATGCTTTTGAAGGAGTTGTGACGGTCTTTAAAGAAGAACGAAATATGCGTACGCATGTACTATTAGGACTGTTCGTTTTGATTATCTGTTGGTTTTTTCAAGTTAGTTGGTCAGAATGGCTATGGATGATTTTAAGTATTTTTCTTGTAATCGTCATGGAAGTGTGGAATACTGTCATAGAAAATGTCGTTGATTTAATAACAAATCATGACTATTATCCGTTGGCTAAAAAAGCAAAAGATATGGCCGCCGCTGCCGTATTAATGACGGCTGGATTTGCAGTAATAGTGGCAATTGTCATTTTTTTACCAAAAGTAATCAAATTATTTTTTTAA
- a CDS encoding cytidine deaminase, giving the protein MKKHVEDSQKWIDAANGMLEKAYVPYSKFPVGAALVTKEGLVYTGCNIENASYGLTNCAERTAFFKAVSEGHKEFSYLVITGDTEGPIAPCGACRQVMAEFCEKDMPVLLTNKKGDQFETTIERLLPGAFTPEDLA; this is encoded by the coding sequence TTGAAAAAACACGTAGAAGATAGTCAAAAATGGATTGATGCAGCTAATGGAATGTTGGAAAAAGCCTATGTTCCTTATTCGAAATTTCCAGTTGGAGCAGCTTTGGTCACTAAAGAAGGACTTGTTTATACAGGATGTAATATTGAAAATGCTTCATATGGGTTAACGAATTGTGCCGAGCGTACAGCCTTTTTTAAAGCTGTTTCAGAAGGCCACAAGGAATTTAGTTATCTTGTCATAACAGGAGACACAGAAGGACCAATAGCGCCTTGTGGGGCATGTAGACAAGTAATGGCAGAGTTTTGTGAAAAAGATATGCCAGTATTATTAACAAATAAAAAAGGGGACCAATTTGAAACGACGATTGAACGTCTTTTACCTGGCGCCTTTACACCGGAGGATTTAGCATAA
- the era gene encoding GTPase Era, with protein MSEYKSGFVAIVGRPNVGKSTLLNRVVGQKIAIMSDKAQTTRNKIQGIHTTDESQIIFIDTPGIHKPKHRLGDFMVDSALSSLRGVDVILLMVNAEEKRGPGDNFIIDKLKENKTPIFLIINKIDKIHPEKLLEIMNDYQSQLEFAEIIPISATEGNNVETLLSEITKRLPEGPQYYPEDQVTDHPEYFIVSELIREKVLELTREEIPHSVAVVVESMKRNENDKVQVQATIIVERSSQKGIIIGKGGKMLKDIGIKARKDIEIMLGDKIYLELWVKVQKDWRDKQNYLTDYGYKKDDY; from the coding sequence ATGAGTGAGTACAAATCGGGTTTTGTTGCCATCGTAGGCAGACCAAATGTAGGGAAATCGACCCTCTTAAATCGTGTAGTAGGTCAAAAAATTGCAATCATGAGTGATAAAGCACAGACGACTAGAAATAAAATTCAAGGAATTCATACAACGGATGAATCGCAAATTATTTTCATCGACACACCTGGTATCCACAAACCAAAACATCGGTTAGGTGACTTTATGGTAGACTCTGCTTTAAGTAGTCTTAGAGGCGTTGATGTAATTCTATTGATGGTAAATGCAGAAGAAAAACGTGGACCGGGTGACAATTTCATTATTGATAAATTAAAAGAAAATAAAACCCCAATATTTTTAATTATTAATAAAATTGACAAAATTCATCCAGAAAAATTATTGGAAATTATGAATGATTACCAAAGCCAATTAGAATTTGCAGAAATTATTCCAATCTCTGCAACTGAAGGAAATAATGTGGAAACACTCCTAAGTGAAATCACAAAACGTTTACCAGAAGGACCGCAATATTATCCTGAAGATCAAGTAACAGATCACCCTGAGTATTTTATTGTGTCTGAGTTGATTCGTGAAAAAGTACTAGAATTAACGCGAGAAGAGATTCCACATTCTGTTGCGGTAGTAGTAGAAAGCATGAAACGCAATGAGAATGATAAAGTACAAGTACAAGCTACTATTATCGTTGAACGTTCTTCGCAAAAAGGCATTATCATTGGTAAAGGTGGAAAAATGCTAAAAGATATTGGCATCAAGGCTAGAAAAGATATCGAAATTATGCTAGGCGATAAAATTTATCTAGAACTTTGGGTCAAAGTACAAAAAGATTGGCGCGACAAACAAAATTATTTAACTGACTATGGTTATAAAAAAGACGATTATTGA
- the recO gene encoding DNA repair protein RecO, which translates to MGPLEEIEGIILSVRNHRENDQLVKIFTNRFGKRMFFVKGTRKANSKIKSAILPFTKASYIADIRDSGLCFLRDAKEVTHFNAMQTDIFLNAYATYVLNLADAALEDGVVDPVLFNKVEMTLTDIDEGYDPEIMVNIFEVQLLPYFGVAPELRGCTVCGEMDGNFDYSDSYGGLLCQKHWSLDEHRYHASPRAIYFLQIFSRISLDKLGTITVKEETKKELRHLIDMIYDESVGIKLKSKSFIDQMYTWGDMLLKKDKNSLN; encoded by the coding sequence ATGGGACCGCTTGAAGAGATTGAAGGGATAATCTTATCTGTTCGCAATCATCGTGAAAATGATCAACTAGTTAAAATCTTTACCAATCGGTTTGGCAAGCGAATGTTTTTTGTAAAAGGTACAAGAAAAGCAAATAGTAAAATAAAATCAGCCATTTTGCCTTTTACGAAAGCATCTTACATTGCAGATATTCGTGATTCAGGGTTGTGTTTTTTACGAGATGCCAAAGAAGTGACACATTTCAATGCGATGCAGACAGATATCTTTTTAAACGCCTATGCGACTTATGTATTAAATTTAGCGGATGCAGCCTTAGAAGATGGTGTCGTAGACCCTGTTTTATTTAATAAAGTGGAAATGACGTTAACGGATATTGATGAAGGCTATGATCCAGAAATTATGGTGAATATCTTTGAAGTCCAATTATTGCCTTACTTTGGTGTGGCCCCTGAACTGCGAGGTTGTACGGTTTGTGGTGAAATGGACGGAAATTTTGATTACTCTGATAGTTATGGCGGATTGTTATGTCAAAAGCATTGGAGTTTAGATGAGCATCGCTACCATGCAAGTCCAAGAGCCATCTATTTTTTACAAATTTTCTCAAGGATTTCATTGGACAAATTAGGAACAATTACCGTAAAAGAAGAGACAAAAAAAGAGTTGCGACATTTAATTGATATGATTTATGATGAATCAGTAGGTATTAAATTGAAAAGTAAGTCCTTTATTGATCAAATGTATACTTGGGGCGATATGCTCTTAAAGAAAGATAAAAATTCACTAAATTAA